A portion of the Cryptomeria japonica chromosome 5, Sugi_1.0, whole genome shotgun sequence genome contains these proteins:
- the LOC131063741 gene encoding uncharacterized protein LOC131063741 produces MVPEYAEYFLAHPFPRLSCPNEPMPTFGDGKDRPPQRAPKWRRDTAKGRDEGGDRGGGDGDGGDGGDGGGGDGGDGGGHGDGHGGASGSGQQREQRQLPGTVGAGAGSRSGLADTSAGTNCLTDNRERCNYRYG; encoded by the exons ATGGTGCCAGAGTATGCTGAATATTTTCTCGCCCACCCTTTTCCTAGATTATCATGCCCGAATGAGCCAATGCCAACATTTGGTGATGGTAAGGATAGACCACCTCAAAGAGCACCTAAGTGGAGGAGGGACACAGCTAAGGGGAGAGATGAGGGTGGAGATAGAGGAGGTGGAgacggagatggaggagatggtggagatggaggtggaggagatggcggAGATGGAGGTGGACATGGTGATGGACATGGAGGTGCCAGTGGCTCAGGGCAGCAAAGGGAGCAGAGGCAACTACCTG GGACAGTTGGTGCAGGTGCAGGGTCAAGGTCAGGGTTAGCTGACACAAGCGCAGGCACAAATTGCCTCACTGACAATCGAGAGAGATGCAACTACAGATATGGTTGA